In Pseudofrankia saprophytica, one genomic interval encodes:
- a CDS encoding general stress protein, whose protein sequence is MGWREFLGLREPRHPHEQDYDQHDRGRERSDDDRGRREDHAPPEEPAHEGGGGYSENDVRVPGRDVRVEDSEYPGEREHLGELEYRDERELQDERGFQDQRGLENATDVEFPRTRPLESGQDLPAGFEVFEAPVERLGDFGGADQVSDTEVRATEVSDSEVSVIGVGNAEQAVDQWPTGDQPPAGLAGRASDLGRERGERYAVHRDRYQEFLAAEAEREEAARAEASRPASPAARPARPAPGAKPAGKRREPRPAAGQGPTPTDRRDARSARDVGREGDGQARLASGGGSPASHPDDGAFGAKPGQELSWRFPPQQVVASYQTHDQAERAVDYLADARFPVERSAIVGRNLTNVETIGRMSWWDSTLRLVGGWAVAGALVGWIFGLLDWVSPLRTAFSLALWGLLFGAVLGLFAGLLSRALAGGRRQRVTHSHVYRADSYDLLVDSELAERARSTLVLGGFPVTGAVRKDAISFHHR, encoded by the coding sequence ATGGGTTGGCGCGAGTTCCTGGGACTGCGCGAGCCGCGGCACCCGCACGAACAGGACTACGACCAGCACGACCGCGGACGGGAGCGGTCCGATGACGACCGCGGCCGCCGCGAGGACCACGCCCCGCCGGAGGAGCCCGCCCATGAGGGAGGAGGCGGTTACTCGGAGAACGATGTCCGCGTGCCCGGGCGCGATGTCCGCGTCGAGGACAGTGAATACCCGGGCGAACGCGAACATCTGGGCGAACTCGAGTACCGGGACGAACGCGAACTCCAGGACGAACGCGGGTTTCAGGACCAACGCGGACTCGAGAACGCGACGGATGTCGAGTTCCCGCGCACGCGACCCCTGGAGTCCGGGCAGGACCTTCCGGCTGGCTTCGAGGTGTTCGAGGCTCCCGTCGAACGCCTCGGCGACTTCGGCGGCGCCGACCAGGTCAGCGACACCGAGGTCAGAGCCACCGAGGTCAGCGACTCTGAGGTCAGCGTCATCGGCGTCGGGAACGCCGAGCAGGCGGTCGACCAGTGGCCCACCGGCGACCAGCCGCCTGCCGGCCTGGCCGGCCGGGCCAGCGACCTGGGGCGGGAGCGCGGCGAGCGGTACGCGGTCCACCGGGACCGGTACCAGGAGTTCCTGGCGGCCGAGGCGGAACGTGAGGAGGCGGCCCGCGCCGAGGCGAGCCGGCCCGCCAGCCCCGCCGCGCGGCCGGCCCGGCCAGCTCCCGGCGCCAAGCCGGCCGGCAAGCGCCGGGAGCCCCGGCCCGCCGCCGGCCAAGGCCCCACCCCCACAGATCGCCGCGACGCGCGGTCCGCCCGCGACGTCGGCCGGGAGGGCGACGGCCAGGCCCGGTTAGCCAGTGGTGGCGGCAGCCCCGCCAGCCACCCTGACGACGGCGCGTTCGGGGCGAAGCCGGGTCAGGAGCTGAGCTGGCGGTTCCCGCCCCAGCAGGTGGTCGCGTCGTACCAGACCCACGACCAGGCCGAGCGCGCGGTCGACTACCTGGCCGACGCGCGCTTCCCGGTCGAACGGTCGGCGATCGTCGGCCGCAACCTGACCAACGTGGAGACGATCGGGCGGATGTCGTGGTGGGACTCCACGCTGCGCCTGGTCGGGGGCTGGGCGGTGGCCGGCGCTCTGGTCGGCTGGATCTTCGGGCTGCTGGACTGGGTCTCACCGCTGCGGACGGCCTTCTCGCTGGCGCTGTGGGGCCTGCTGTTCGGCGCCGTTCTCGGCCTCTTCGCCGGCCTGCTGTCGCGCGCGCTCGCCGGCGGACGCCGACAACGGGTGACGCATAGCCACGTCTACCGGGCGGACAGCTACGACCTGCTCGTCGACTCGGAGCTCGCCGAACGGGCCAGGAGCACCCTGGTCCTCGGCGGCTTCCCCGTGACCGGCGCCGTCCGCAAGGACGCGATCTCGTTCCACCACCGCTGA
- a CDS encoding sensor histidine kinase, producing MQVHGDARAAAVPVQPGALPGPPDAIPASRPAAPPAPRPDVEGIAEPPTGASAAQDGVGPRTVDAGDHPPPPAAGPAPRATVPARRTGLPWPSTLVVVAGVVLGAGLGVCSLVLKAEDGSHPLPQTIAGVVGGYLFLAAGAVAYARGPTNRVGPLMVLAGVAYFAEDVQLARTAWLFGVGLLLGQASTGPLTHLLLAFPDGRLTSRAQRVLAGVTYAVVLGISPLFTPFNDTSQLPAGRVNPLYIWGPRSMIETWSRINAAIGAVIGAGVLAVLTHRWLTASGPRRRVLAPVFVTGLVGAAATVASGLGPSTSPLRPALLWVYLVAFALLPLGFLAGIPRLRFGRTRFATLLAQLATPLPPAELRALLASALGDPSLRIAYWRPETASFVDADGQPLDVAATGEGPDRRTGQRPWLGPVVRLVERDGRRVAALLHDPALREDPRRLEAVVAAAGLTLDNQRLAAEVRAQLAEVRASRGRIVEAADAERRRIERDLHDGAQQRLITARLAVRMAQDQLPGPELAILLTRAADGLDLAIRELRELARGIHPEILTEAGLVAAVESLVDRAPFDVRVVAADVPRLPAAVEATAYFVVAEAVTNVLHHAVATRVTIEIGHRGGRLHLAVTDDGTGGADLAAGTGLLGLRDRVSALDGTLTVHSPPGRGTTVRADLPAAND from the coding sequence GTGCAGGTCCACGGGGACGCCCGCGCGGCAGCCGTTCCCGTGCAGCCTGGCGCACTCCCCGGTCCTCCGGACGCGATCCCCGCCAGCCGCCCGGCCGCCCCTCCAGCACCACGCCCGGACGTCGAGGGCATCGCCGAGCCGCCGACAGGCGCGAGTGCCGCGCAGGACGGCGTCGGGCCGCGAACCGTCGACGCGGGTGACCACCCCCCACCGCCTGCGGCCGGGCCGGCGCCGCGCGCGACGGTGCCGGCGCGCCGGACCGGGCTGCCCTGGCCGTCGACGCTGGTCGTGGTCGCCGGTGTCGTGCTGGGGGCCGGGCTCGGCGTGTGCTCGCTGGTACTCAAGGCCGAGGACGGCTCGCACCCGCTTCCCCAGACGATCGCCGGGGTCGTCGGCGGATATCTCTTTCTCGCCGCCGGGGCGGTCGCGTATGCCCGCGGCCCCACCAACCGGGTCGGGCCGCTCATGGTCCTCGCCGGGGTCGCCTACTTCGCCGAGGACGTGCAACTGGCCAGGACCGCCTGGTTGTTCGGGGTCGGACTGCTGCTGGGGCAGGCGTCGACCGGGCCGCTCACCCACCTGCTGCTGGCCTTCCCCGACGGGCGCCTCACCTCGCGCGCGCAGCGGGTGCTCGCCGGCGTGACCTACGCCGTCGTCCTGGGGATAAGCCCGCTGTTCACCCCGTTCAACGACACCAGCCAGCTTCCCGCCGGGCGGGTCAACCCCCTCTACATCTGGGGTCCCCGGTCGATGATCGAGACGTGGAGCCGGATCAACGCGGCGATCGGCGCCGTGATCGGGGCCGGGGTGCTCGCCGTGCTGACGCACCGCTGGCTGACGGCGAGCGGGCCGCGGCGGCGGGTGCTCGCGCCGGTGTTCGTCACCGGCCTCGTCGGCGCCGCCGCGACCGTCGCCAGCGGGCTCGGCCCAAGCACCAGCCCGTTGCGGCCCGCGCTGCTGTGGGTCTACCTCGTCGCCTTCGCGCTGCTGCCGCTGGGGTTCCTGGCCGGGATCCCGCGGCTGCGATTCGGCCGTACCAGGTTCGCCACGCTGCTCGCCCAGCTCGCCACCCCGCTACCGCCCGCCGAGCTGCGCGCCCTGCTCGCCAGCGCCCTAGGCGACCCGTCACTGCGGATCGCCTACTGGCGCCCGGAGACGGCGAGCTTCGTCGACGCGGACGGCCAGCCCCTCGACGTGGCGGCCACCGGTGAGGGCCCGGACCGACGAACGGGCCAGCGCCCGTGGCTCGGCCCGGTGGTCAGGCTCGTCGAACGGGACGGGCGGCGGGTCGCCGCGCTGCTGCACGACCCGGCGTTGCGCGAGGACCCGCGCCGCCTGGAGGCGGTCGTGGCCGCGGCGGGGCTCACGCTGGACAACCAGCGGCTCGCCGCGGAGGTACGCGCCCAGCTGGCCGAGGTACGCGCCTCGCGTGGCCGGATCGTCGAGGCGGCCGACGCGGAGCGCCGCCGCATCGAGCGCGACCTGCACGACGGCGCCCAGCAGCGCCTCATCACCGCCCGTCTCGCTGTCCGGATGGCGCAGGACCAGCTTCCCGGCCCCGAACTCGCCATCCTGCTCACGCGCGCCGCGGACGGGCTGGACCTGGCGATACGGGAGCTGCGCGAGCTCGCCCGCGGCATCCACCCGGAGATCCTCACGGAGGCCGGGCTGGTGGCCGCCGTCGAGTCACTCGTCGATCGGGCGCCGTTCGACGTCCGGGTCGTGGCGGCCGACGTGCCGCGGCTGCCGGCCGCGGTCGAGGCGACGGCGTACTTCGTCGTCGCCGAGGCGGTCACGAACGTCCTCCACCACGCCGTGGCGACGCGGGTCACGATCGAGATCGGCCATCGCGGCGGGCGGTTGCACCTCGCCGTCACCGACGACGGGACCGGCGGGGCCGACCTCGCCGCCGGGACCGGCCTGCTCGGCCTGCGCGACCGCGTGTCGGCGCTGGACGGCACGCTCACCGTCCACAGTCCGCCCGGTCGCGGTACGACCGTCCGCGCCGACCTGCCCGCCGCCAACGACTGA
- a CDS encoding response regulator transcription factor, whose translation MSAAEPPAPAGAARARPRVVLADDAPFFREAIAGLLQRSGLDVVGEAGDPVALRAAVARLRPDVAVIDIRMPPTRRLEGLEAALAIRRDQPRVGVLLLSQYLESHYLPTLFGAAIAPPRPTAGDTGPRSGGAAGGAGGGRGGVGYLLKERVGGVSVFVDAVRRVAAGGCVLDPEVVALLLDGRRRRDVLARLSAREREVLGLMAEGRSNRAIGDKLVLTPRTVESHVRNIFARLGLEPEADDNRRVLAVLAYLRAEGR comes from the coding sequence ATGAGCGCGGCCGAGCCCCCCGCCCCGGCTGGCGCGGCGCGGGCGCGCCCCCGGGTGGTACTCGCCGACGACGCGCCCTTCTTCCGTGAGGCGATCGCGGGGCTGCTGCAACGGTCCGGGCTCGACGTCGTCGGTGAGGCCGGCGACCCGGTGGCGCTGCGGGCGGCGGTCGCCCGACTGCGCCCGGACGTCGCCGTCATCGACATCCGGATGCCGCCGACCCGCCGGTTGGAGGGCCTGGAGGCCGCGCTCGCGATCCGCCGCGACCAGCCTCGCGTCGGCGTCCTGCTGCTGTCCCAGTACCTCGAGTCGCACTACCTGCCGACGCTGTTCGGCGCGGCCATCGCCCCGCCTCGGCCGACCGCCGGCGACACCGGTCCCCGCTCCGGCGGCGCGGCTGGCGGCGCGGGCGGCGGCCGGGGCGGGGTCGGCTACCTGCTCAAGGAGCGGGTCGGCGGGGTGTCGGTCTTCGTCGACGCCGTCCGGCGCGTCGCCGCCGGCGGCTGCGTGCTCGACCCGGAGGTCGTCGCGCTGCTGCTCGACGGCCGCCGCCGTCGCGACGTGTTGGCGCGGCTGTCCGCCCGCGAACGTGAGGTGCTCGGCCTGATGGCCGAGGGCAGGTCCAACCGGGCGATCGGCGACAAGCTGGTGCTGACCCCGCGCACCGTCGAGTCGCACGTCCGCAACATCTTCGCCCGCCTCGGCCTGGAACCCGAGGCGGACGACAACCGCCGCGTCCTCGCCGTCCTCGCCTACCTGCGCGCCGAGGGCCGCTGA